One genomic window of Centroberyx gerrardi isolate f3 chromosome 15, fCenGer3.hap1.cur.20231027, whole genome shotgun sequence includes the following:
- the LOC139930831 gene encoding NACHT, LRR and PYD domains-containing protein 3-like isoform X3, giving the protein MKRDRSKDGFIDFKDEHHSSEKKIQQDRPDSPVPSCVSMKSDRSKGRPINFKHGHHSIDKRIQQERPDSPQPSCVSMKSDRSKDGLIEFKDEQHSSEKKIQQDRPDSPVPSCVSMKSDRSMDHPILFKHGHHSIDKRLHQERSEVPSGQSAQEHQTDLDSIFMLLEENIFTFVKNELKSFKRALSPDYPECLERQREDEEVDGEEEEQRRSSRKAFLQITLQFLRRMKQEELADSLQSKTPAAICQRELKSDLKKKFQCLFEGIAKARNPTLLNQIYTELYITEGESGEVNDEHEVRQIEAASRKPARPETPIKCEDIFKPLPGREKPTRTLMTKGVAGIGKTVLTQKFTLDWAEDKANQDIQFTFPFTFRELNLLKGKKYSLVELLHHFFTETKEAGICRFDKFQVVFIFDGLDECRLPLDFQNNEILTDVTESTSVDVLLTNLIKGKLLPSARLWITTRPAAANQIPPECVDMVTEVRGFTDPQKEEYFRKRFRDEEQASRIISHIKTSRSLHIMCHIPVFCWITATVLDHVLKTSERGDLPKTLTEMYIHFLVVQSKQGNVKYHGRAETDRHWNTESRKMILSLGKLAFEQLEKGNLIFYEADLTECGIDIRAASVYSGVFTQIFKEERGLYQDKVFCFVHLSIQEFLAAVHVIVSFVNSGVNLLSEPQSTSWWSTLFRDKSKLKHLYQSAVDAALQSPNGHLDLFLRFLLGLSLETNQTLLRGLLTQTGSSSQTNQETVQYIKKKIKKNPSPERSINLFHCLNELNDRSLVEEIQHYLRSGSLSRARLSPAQWSALVFILLSSEEELDVFDLKKYSASEEALLRLLPVVKASNKSVLSVCQLSERSCEALASVLSSQSSSLRELDLSNNNLQDSGLKLLSAGLESPHCRLETLRLSSCNLSERSCEALASVLSSQSSSLKELDLSNTDLQDSGLKLLSAGLESPHCRLETLRLAGCLLTEEGCASLASALSSNPSHLRELDLSYNHPGASGVKLLSAGLEDPHWRLDSLSVDHGGVQRLKPDVRKYACELTLDPNTAHRELFLSEDNRKVTLREKQPYPDHPERFDNWYQLLCRNGLTGRCYWEIKWKGWVHIGVTYRGIRRRGVGEDCRLGGNEKSWSLFCSGKSYSVCHNNRKTVIPPPPTSDSNRVAVYLDWSAGSLSFYRVSSDTLIHIHTFHSTFTEPLYPGFRFGFGFVFVFGSSVSLVR; this is encoded by the exons gatccagcaggacagaccagactctcctgtacccagctgtgtgtccatgaagagtgaccggtctaTGGATCATCCTATTCTGTTCAAACATGGACACCACTCTATTGATAAAAG actccaccaggagaggtcagaggttcccagtggtcagtctgcccaggagcatcaaacagatctggactccatatttatg ctgcttgaGGAGAACATCTTCACCtttgtgaagaacgagctgaaaagTTTCAAGAGGGctctgagtccagattacccagaatgcttagagagacagagggaggatgaggaggtggacggtgaggaggaagagcagaggaggagcagcagaaaggcttttctgcagatcacactgcagttcctgaggagaatgaagcaggaggagctggctgactctctgcagagca aaactcCTGCTGCCATCTGCCAACGTGAACTCAAATCCGATCTGAAGaagaagtttcagtgtttgtttgaggggattgctaaagcaaGAAACCCgacacttctgaatcagatctacacagagctttacatcacagagggagagagtggagaggtcaatgatgaacatgaggtcagacagattgaagcagcatccaggaaaccagcgagaccagaaacaccaatcaaatgtgaagacatctttaaacccttacctggaagagagaaaccaaccagaacattgatgacaaagggagtggctggcattgggaaaacagtcttaacacagaagttcactctggactgggctgaagacaaagccaaccaggatatacagttcacatttccattcactttccgagagctgaatctgctgaaagggaaaaagtacagcttggtggaacttcttcatcacttctttactgagaccaaagaagcaggaatctgcaggtttgacaagttccaggttgtgttcatctttgacggtctggatgagtgtcgacttcctctagacttccagaacaacgagatcctgactgatgttacagagtcgacctcagtggatgtgctgctgacaaacctcatcaaggggaaactgcttccctccgctcgcctctggataaccacacgacctgcagcggccaatcagatccctcctgagtgcgttgacatggtgacagaggtgagaggcttcactgacccacagaaggaggagtacttcaggaagagattcagagatgaggagcaggccagcagaatcatctcccacatcaagacttcacgaagcctccacatcatgtgccacatcccagtcttctgctggatcactgctacagttctggaccatgtgttgaaaaccagtgagagaggagacctgcccaagaccctgactgagatgtacatccacttcctggtggttcagtccaaacaaggaaatgtcaagtatcatgggagagctgagacagatcgacactggaatacagagagcaggaagatgattctctctctgggaaaactggcttttgagcagctggagaaaggcaacctgatcttctatgaagccgacctgacagagtgtggcattgatatcagagcagcctcagtgtactcaggagtgttcacacagatctttaaagaggagcgtgggctgtaccaggacaaggtcttctgctttgtccatctgagcattcaggagtttctggctgctgttcatgtcATCGTCTCATTTGTCAACTCTGGTGTCAATCTGCTGTCAGAACCACAATCAACATCCTGGTGGTCTACACTATTCAGAGACAAATCTAAACTAAAACacctctaccagagtgctgtggacgcggccttacagagtccaaatggacacctggacttgttcctccgcttcctcctgggtctttcactggagaccaatcagactctcctacgaggcctgctgacacagacaggaagtagctcacagaccaatcaggaaacagtccagtacatcaagaagaagataaagaagaatccgtctccagagagaagcatcaatctgttccactgtctgaatgagctgaatgaccgttctctagtggaggagatccaacattacctgagatcaggaagtctctccagagccagactctcccctgctcagtggtcggctctggtcttcatcttactgtcatcagaagaagagctggacgtgtttgacctgaagaaatactctgcttcagaggaggctcttctgaggctgctgccagtggtcaaagcctccaataaatctGT gctgagtgtctgtcagctgtcagagagaagctgtgaagctctggcctcagttctcagctcccagtcctctagtctgagagagctggacctgagtaacaacaacctgcaggattcaggactgaagctgctctctgctggactggagagtccacactgtagactggagactctcag GCTGAGCAGCTGTaatctgtcagagagaagctgtgaagctctggcctcagttctcagctcccagtcctctagtctgaaagagctggacctgagtaacaccgacctgcaggattcaggactgaagctgctctctgctggactggagagtccacactgtagactggagactctcag gctggcaggctgtctgctcacagaggaaggctgtgcttctctggcctcagctctgagctccaacccctcccatctgagagagctggacctgagctacaatcatccaggagcctcaggagtgaagctgctctctgctggactggaggatccacactggagactggactctctcag tgtggaccatggtggagtgcagaggttgaaaccagatgtgaggaagt atgcctgtgaactcacactggacccaaacacagcacacagagagctcttcctgtctgaagacaacagaaaggtgacactgagagagaagcagccatatcctgatcatcCAGAGAGATTTGACAACTGgtatcagctgctgtgtagaaatggtctgactggtcgctgttactgggagatCAAGTGGAAAGGATGGGTtcatataggagtgacttacagaggaatcagaaggagaggagtgggTGAAGACTGCAGgcttggagggaatgaaaagtcctggagtctgttctgctctggTAAGAGTTACTCTGTCTGTCACaataacagaaaaacagtcatacctcccccccccacctctgactctaacagagtagcagtgtatctggactggtctgctggctctctgtccttctacagagtttcctctgacacactgatccacatccacaccttccactccacattcactgaaccactctatcctgggtttaggtttgggtttgggtttgtgtttgtgtttggttcctcagtgtctcttgtcagatag